Proteins encoded within one genomic window of Leptospira stimsonii:
- a CDS encoding MBL fold metallo-hydrolase codes for MYIKPLFLFLNILFFLQSCFPVDPERVRSSHFHDGKYRNLEEDERLGKSFFSVLRWKLLGPNDPLAVEGDVGKIPNVLPRNKEDFLAPEGKVRIIWLGHATVWIAANFHGKRMHILTDPIFTGIPPFVKRLTDLPIQPENFPGVDVVAVSHAHRDHLDIDSIKKIQKLFPEVTIHLPSGMGEFAKDEAFENTVIQEWWSVSEYAGTKIHFLPAKHWSRMGLTDTNQYHWGSYAFEFENIRIYFGGDTGFSKHFAEIGKKFPQGFNATVLPIGAFKPRWFMEPAHIGPKEALDASKILQSSMLLPIHWGTFALGDDLPSEAPLFLKKLQVETKDATPLKVWTIGEIVDL; via the coding sequence ATGTATATAAAACCTCTTTTTCTATTCCTAAACATTCTATTTTTCCTTCAGTCTTGTTTTCCCGTAGATCCGGAAAGAGTCCGTTCTTCGCACTTTCATGACGGGAAATACCGCAATCTCGAAGAAGACGAAAGACTAGGGAAAAGTTTTTTCTCGGTGCTTCGTTGGAAGCTACTGGGACCGAACGACCCTCTCGCTGTGGAAGGTGATGTCGGAAAGATTCCGAACGTGCTCCCAAGAAACAAAGAGGATTTTTTGGCGCCGGAAGGAAAGGTGAGAATCATCTGGCTCGGTCACGCTACGGTTTGGATCGCCGCAAACTTTCACGGAAAAAGAATGCACATCCTCACGGATCCGATCTTTACTGGAATTCCTCCTTTTGTTAAGCGACTTACGGACCTTCCGATTCAGCCGGAAAATTTTCCCGGTGTGGATGTGGTAGCTGTCAGTCACGCGCACAGAGATCATCTTGATATTGATTCCATAAAGAAGATTCAAAAACTATTCCCGGAAGTAACGATTCATCTTCCGTCCGGAATGGGAGAATTTGCAAAGGACGAAGCCTTTGAGAATACGGTGATCCAGGAATGGTGGTCCGTTTCCGAGTACGCTGGCACCAAGATTCATTTTCTTCCGGCGAAACATTGGAGTAGAATGGGTCTTACCGATACGAATCAATATCACTGGGGAAGTTACGCATTCGAATTTGAGAATATTCGAATCTACTTCGGCGGTGATACCGGTTTTTCAAAACACTTCGCTGAAATCGGAAAAAAATTTCCTCAAGGATTCAACGCTACCGTTCTTCCGATCGGCGCCTTTAAACCCAGATGGTTTATGGAACCGGCTCATATCGGGCCGAAAGAAGCCTTGGATGCGAGTAAGATTCTCCAATCTTCGATGCTTCTTCCCATTCACTGGGGAACGTTTGCACTTGGAGACGATCTTCCCTCGGAGGCTCCGCTCTTTCTTAAAAAATTACAAGTGGAAACCAAAGACGCGACTCCCCTGAAAGTTTGGACGATCGGAGAGATCGTCGATTTGTGA
- a CDS encoding fatty acid desaturase family protein produces the protein MTNAPQRDLPEKKNRIIAFLLSVFFLCLYFWNTIGLFRFPWIIWILLFFSTIFSYTLWALIHECVHGNFSNSRNESHLAGRILCILFGTPYQVAKTAHLMHHKFNRQEGERIEFIEKNGVPVRIQKFFYYLKLFQGTYFLEVLGGFFLSLPLSFSIPLAEKYVSGLPVQKAFFKQIQKTEIVRELRIDSFAILCLFGFAFLFSGSFFWFLGGMLILRGFIVSILDHSYHYGKEIDDSNSSYNLNVPKVISLLFLNFNFHRIHHLFPGCPWNRLPNQFVKTEDRMDLSLFRQTLRQFRGLLPLPNRNSNAR, from the coding sequence ATGACAAACGCGCCGCAAAGAGATCTTCCGGAAAAGAAAAACAGAATCATCGCCTTTTTGTTAAGCGTATTCTTCTTATGCCTTTATTTTTGGAACACGATCGGGCTATTTCGATTTCCTTGGATCATCTGGATTTTACTCTTTTTCTCTACGATTTTTTCTTATACTCTCTGGGCGCTCATCCATGAATGTGTTCACGGAAATTTTTCGAACTCTCGCAACGAAAGTCATCTCGCGGGGAGAATTCTTTGTATTCTTTTCGGAACTCCTTATCAAGTCGCAAAGACCGCGCATCTTATGCATCATAAATTCAATCGCCAGGAAGGGGAAAGAATCGAATTTATAGAAAAAAACGGGGTTCCGGTTCGGATTCAGAAATTCTTCTATTACTTAAAGCTTTTCCAAGGAACGTATTTCCTGGAAGTCCTCGGCGGCTTTTTTCTTTCCTTACCGCTTTCTTTTTCGATTCCACTCGCAGAAAAATACGTTTCCGGTCTTCCCGTGCAGAAGGCATTTTTCAAACAGATACAAAAAACGGAAATCGTTCGCGAATTGCGAATCGATTCATTTGCGATTCTTTGTCTCTTTGGATTTGCTTTTCTTTTTTCAGGTTCTTTCTTTTGGTTTTTGGGAGGGATGTTGATACTCAGAGGTTTTATCGTTTCCATTCTGGATCATTCGTATCACTACGGGAAAGAAATCGACGACTCCAATTCTTCTTACAACCTAAACGTTCCAAAAGTGATTTCTCTTCTTTTTCTCAATTTTAACTTTCATCGAATTCATCATCTTTTTCCGGGTTGTCCTTGGAATCGTCTTCCAAATCAGTTTGTTAAGACGGAGGATAGAATGGATCTTTCTCTTTTTCGACAAACGTTGCGCCAGTTTCGCGGTCTCTTACCACTTCCGAATCGGAATTCCAACGCTCGGTAA
- the ruvA gene encoding Holliday junction branch migration protein RuvA, which produces MISGLKGTLKKLEVGFAHLETSGVTYEITISFKTYLELKSLPSAKEIHLHIFHAMNERGQRLFGFLTEQDKEFFKVMKGLQGIGELTALKILSFFSAEDLYRIAQSGEAKELEKIPKVKGKTSEKIFFEVKQNLKKLELFLSGTPAKGTSLSVVSPTSSPEEAAASRRKEIAILGLIQLGFEEKAATKEVEKILKNSPEIDPGEIIREILKGL; this is translated from the coding sequence ATGATCTCAGGTCTGAAAGGAACTCTTAAAAAATTGGAAGTCGGATTCGCTCATCTCGAGACGAGCGGAGTTACCTATGAAATTACGATCTCCTTCAAAACCTATCTCGAACTCAAAAGCCTTCCCTCCGCAAAGGAAATCCACCTCCATATCTTTCACGCAATGAATGAAAGAGGACAAAGACTTTTCGGATTCTTGACGGAACAGGATAAAGAATTCTTCAAAGTGATGAAAGGCCTTCAAGGAATTGGAGAATTGACCGCTCTCAAAATTTTATCATTCTTCTCCGCGGAAGATCTCTATCGAATCGCTCAATCGGGGGAAGCCAAAGAACTCGAGAAGATTCCCAAGGTGAAAGGAAAAACCTCGGAGAAGATTTTTTTCGAGGTGAAACAAAATCTGAAAAAGTTGGAGCTCTTTCTCTCCGGAACTCCCGCAAAAGGGACTTCCCTTTCCGTGGTTTCTCCCACTTCGTCTCCGGAAGAAGCCGCCGCATCTCGGAGAAAGGAAATCGCGATCTTAGGACTCATCCAACTCGGTTTTGAAGAAAAGGCCGCAACCAAAGAAGTGGAAAAGATTTTGAAGAATTCTCCGGAAATCGACCCGGGGGAAATCATCCGAGAAATTCTGAAAGGACTCTGA